The DNA region GGCGCGCCCCAGGCCAGCTGGTCCCGCGCGCGGTAGCCCTCGAGCAACCGCAGCTTCGCCGGCCAGTCCAGCCTGTCCGCGCATTCCTGGGGGTCCCGTGCCAGCGCGTCGAGGATCTCGCCCCAGACCCGCAGGACCTCCTTGGAGGCCTCGTCCGCGCCGGTGCGCTCCAGATTCGCCGACGCGATCTCGTGATAGGCGAACTGGAGGTCCAGCCCGGTGTACTTGCGCCCGTTGGCCAGCGACACCTTCGCCTTCAGCGTGGGGTCGTGGCTGATCTGGTGCACGGCCCGCACCGGCTCGTCCAGTTTCAGGTCGTCGAACCGGATGCCCGCCTCGATCAGGTCCAGCACCAGCGCCGTCGTGCCGACCTTGAGATACGTCGAGTACTCGGCCAGGTTCGCGTCGCCGATGATGACGTGGAGACGGCGGTACTTGTCGGCGTCGGCGTGCGGCTCGTCGCGGGTGTTGATGATGCCGCGTTTGAGGGTCGTCTCCAGGCCGACCTCGACCTCGATGTAGTCGGACCGCTGCGAGAGCTGGAAACCCGCTTCCTCGCTCTGCTGCCCGACGCCGACCCGGCCGGAGCCCGTGATCACCTGACGGGAGACGAAGAACGGCGTCAGTCCCCCGATCACCGCGGTGAACGGGGTCGACCGCTGCATCAGGTAGTTCTCGTGCGTGCCGTAGCTCGCGCCCTTGCCGTCGACGTTGTTCTTGTACAGCTGCAGCGGGGGCTGCCCGGGGACGGTGGCGGCCTTGCGCGCCGCCTCTTCCATGACCCGTTCGCCCGCCTTGTCCCAGATGACCGCGTCGCGCGCGTTCGTCACCTCGGGCGCCGAGTACTCCGGGTGAGCGTGGTCGACGTACAGCCGCGCCCCGTTGGTCAGGATCACGTTCGCCGCGCCGAGGTCCTCGACGTCCGGGTCGTGCCCTGGGCCGCTCGGGCCGGTCAGGTCGAACCCGCGGGCGTCGCGCAGGGGCGATTCCACCTCGTAGTCCCACCGTGCCCGCCTGGCCCGCGGGATGTCCGCCGCGGCCGCGTAGGCGAGCACGACCTGGGTCGAGGTGAGTACCGGGTTCGCCGTCGCGTCGCCCGGCACCGCGATGCCGTACTCGACTTCGGTTCCCATGATCCGCCGCATACCCACCACCCTACGGGGTCGGGGGCGTGCGACGATGCCCCCCATGTCAGGCAGTGACGAACTCGTTGCGCTCTATGACCTCGACGGAACCGCGGTGGGCGCGGCCACGCGCTCCCGGGTCCGCGCCGAGGGGCTCTGGCACGCGGCGGGCGTGGTGTTGGTCCGTTCGAGTGACGGAGAGCGCGTTTACGTGCATCTCCGTACGGCCACCAAGGACGTCTATCCCTCCACATGGGACTGCTGGGCGGGCGGCATCGTCGCCGCGGGCGAGACCCCGGAGGAATGCGCGCGCCGGGAACTGGCTGAAGAACTGGGTGTTCACGGAGTGGAACTGCGGCCGCTTTTCGTCCACGTCACCGACGACGAGACGATCCGTGCCCACAATTTCGCCTTCGAAACGCGCTGGGACGGCCCTTTCGTCCATCAGCCGTCCGAAGTGGTCGAAGGACGCTGGCTGACGCTGAGTGAGTTGCGTTCGTGGCTCGACGATCCGGAGAGCCGGTTCATCCCGGACGGACGTCTGGGCGCCCTGGAGTGGTTCCGGCGACGAGATGCGCGCTAGGCCGAACGGAGCCGCTGCGCGACGATCGGCAGCAACCGCTTCGCCGCGTCCGTCGCCCGTGCCTCGGTTCCGGCGGTCACGCTGAGGGCGGAGACGAGCTTCCCCTTGGCGAGCAACACCGTGCACGTCGTGCCCTCGCACCAGGCGCGCTGGATCTCGACGCCGGTCTGCTTCGTCAGGGTGAGTTTCTTGCCGTCGCAATCCGCCTGGGTGACGACGTCCGACGCGTCACGGTCGGTGTACTCGGTGACCTGGTGTTCCAGCGTCGAACCGCTCGGGTACGACCATGTCGCCGAGCGGCTCGTCCCGCGGGTGAGACCGGTCAGACAGCCGGACACCTTGCTCTCGCCGGGAACGACCTCTTCCTCGGCGACATCCTCGTCGGTCAGCAACGCGGCGGAGACGGCCGCGGGGACGGGAGCCTGGGTCGACGGCGGCGGAACCGGGTTCGCCTGCGGCTTGACCGAGGGCTGTGCGGGCTCGACCGTGGGCGTCGGCGCCGGGTCGTCGTAGTAGGTGTCGAGGTCGTTGGGCCGGTCGGCGCATCCCGACAGACCGAACAGCGCGACCGTCGCCACCGCGAGCACCTGCCGATGACGCACTCTCGAGTCCTCCCCGATGTCCCGCCTGACGTTTGCCGCGAGACTAGTCCAGCCCTTCACCGCCAGCCGAGGCAGGACCTGTGCCGCCAGTAGGCGGACGGCTCCTCGGCGAGTGTCGCGAGTTCAGCGAGTTCGTCGGCGGTCAGGTTCGCCTTCGCGGCAACGAGATTCTCCCGCAGCTGGGCCGTACTCGACGGGCCGATGACCGCGACCGGCCGCCAGTCCTGCGCGAGCACCGCCGCGATGGCCACCGCGTCCGGACCCGTCCCGTGCTCCCGCGCGATCCGCGCCAGCGGTGACGGCGGCTCGACCACGAGCCGTCCGTTCGCGACGGTTTCCTTGACCAGCACCCGTTTCCCGGCGGCGTGCGCTTCCGCGAGCGCCGGGCCGACGGAGGGTTCGAGCAGGTTCCACGTCGACTGCACGGCGCCGAAGACCGGGATTCCGGCCACCTCCAGCTCGAACGCCCGCCGGACCGCGTCCGCCTGGGCGGGCCCGGAGGTGGAGAAGCCCACCGGGACACCGCCGGCGGCGAGTTCCGCGAGCGCGCCGATCAGCCGGTCGTCGGCGAACAGCGGACTGTCCACAGTGAGCGAGTGGACCTGGTAGAGCGAGACCGCTTTCCCCAGCAGGCCAACGGTTTCCGCCCACTGCTCGGCGAACCGCGCCGCGGTGTGTTCCTTGACCTCGTGCACCTCCGCGTCGAGCTTCCACTCCCCCACGTAGCGGTAGCCCCATTTGCTCGACACCGTCACGTCCGCGTGCCCGCGGTCGGCGAGCCATCCGGCCAGGAACTCCTCCGAAGAACCATACGAACGGGCGACGTCGATCCAGCGGACGCCCGCGCCGTAGGCGTCGTCCAGCACGTCGTACGTCGCCGCGCGCATCGCCTCGAACTCGCGGCCCGGCGGCAACACCTCGGCCCGGCCGAGGTTGATGTACGCGGGCCTGCCGAGTGCCGCCAGCCCGACGGCGATCCGGTCGCCGACGGGGGTTTCCGTGTCCGTCACCGGGCTCCTTCGTTCTTGTGGCGGAGGATCGCGAGCCACTGGCTCGAATTCTGTGCCTGCCGGTGAAGCTTTTCGAGGCGGGCCGCCGGGGCTCGAACGTAACCCTTGCCGAACACCGGCGCGATCTGGCGGAGGCTGGCGCCCTCCTCCCTCGCGGCGAGCAACGCCCAGTCCGAGGCGTCGGCACAAGCCGCGGAGGCGCGGCGCAACTCACCCAGCAGCTCGATCAGTTCGGGGGCGCTCACGTCGCCCGACCGGACGGCGGCGGCCGTCGTTTCCAGCCAGGCCAGGACATCGGCTTCGGTGATCGGCGCGCGCGGGCGCCCGGCGGATTCGCTCACGGCCCGGAAGTATAGGTCGTTATACGGCCGGTTCGGGCGAGCGCCACGCGGGAGGCGTCGAACACATCGTCCGAAAACCGCTGGAGCGCAAGGGGGACGCCGGGATTCACTGGGCCCGGACTTGCGGAATCAGGAGAAGGACAATTGGGACGTTTCAGTATCGCGATCCGGTTCGCGGCGCTCGCGATCGTATGGGGTGCGAGTTTTCTGTTCATCAAGGTCGGCCTCACCGGCCTCTCGCCCGCTCAGGTGGCACTCGCCCGTATCTGCCTCGGCGCCTTGGCGCTGCTGGCCATCGCGGCCTGGCGTCGTAAGCCACTCCCCCGCGATCCGGCGCTCTGGGGCCATCTCGCGGTCGTCTCCGTGCTGCTGTGCGTCATCCCGTTCCTGTTGTTCTCCTGGGCCGAGCAGTACATCTCCTCCGGGCTCGCGAGCATCTTCAACGCGACGACACCGCTGATCACCATGCTCATCGCCGCCGCGGCCCTGCCGTCGGAACGGTTCACGAAGGCGCGCACGACCGGACTCGTCCTCGGCTTCCTCGGAGTGCTCACCATCGTCGGGGTCTGGCAAGGGATCGACGTCTCCCACGAGCTGACCGCGCAGCTGGCGTGCCTGGGCGCGACGACCTGCTATGGGATCTCGTTCGTCTACGTGCGACGGTTCATCTCCTGGCGGAACCTCGACGCGCCGACCATCGCGCTGGGACAGGTGTGCTGCGGCGCGGTCGTGATGCTGGCGCTGGCCCCGTTCATCGCGACGACGCCGGCGCGTCTCGACACGCCGATCGTGCTCAGCATGATCGCGCTCGGAGCGCTCGGCACCGGGCTCGCCTACGCCTGGAACGCGTCGATCATCGCGGCGTGGGGAGCGTCGAACGCGTCCGCCGTGACCTACCTCACACCGGTCGTCGGTGTACTGCTCGGCGTCCTCGTGCTCGACGAACCCCTGGCGTGGAACCAGCCCGTCGGCGCGCTGCTCGTCGTCCTGGGCATCCTGGCCGCGCACGGGCGGCTCAGCCCGCGCAAGAAGGTCGAGGAAGCCGTAGCCGTGTGACACGAAGGGGCCCTTCACCGCGACGCATGCGGTGAAGGGCCCCTTCGGCTCGTGCTACAGGTACTGACCGGTGTTCGTGGCGGTGTCTATCGCCCGCCCCGAATCCTGGTTCTTGCCGGTGACGAGCGTGCGGATGTAGACGATCCGCTCGCCCTTCTTGCCGGAGATCCGGGCCCAGTCGTCCGGGTTGGTGGTGTTGGGCAGGTCCTCGTTCTCCGCGAACTCGTCGACGATCGCGTCCAGCAGATGCTGCACGCGCAGGCCGGGCTGCTTGGTCTCCAGCACCGACTTGATGGCCGACTTCTTCGCCCGGTCCACGATGTTCTGGATCATCGCGCCCGAGTTGAAGTCGCGGAAGTACAGGACTTCCTTGTCACCGTTGGCGTAGGTGACCTCGAGGAACCGGTTCTCGTCCGTCTCCTCGTACATCCGCTCGACGGTGTGCTGGATCATCGCGTCGAAGGTCGCCTTCACGTCCCCGCCGAACTCGGCGAGGTCGTCCGCGTGGATCGGGAGACCGTCGGACAGGTACTTGGAGAAGATGTCCTTCGCGCCTTCGGCGTCCGGACGCTCGATCTTGATCTTGACGTCGAGCCGGCCCGGCCGCAGGATCGCCGGGTCGATCATGTCTTCGCGGTTGGAGGCGCCGATGACGATGACGTTCTCCAGGCCCTCGACACCGTCGATCTCCGAAAGCAGCTGCGGGACGATCGTGGTCTCCACGTCGGAGGACACGCCCGAACCGCGGGTGCGGAAGATCGAGTCCATCTCGTCGAAGAACACGATCACCGGGGTGCCTTCGGAGGCCTTTTCCCGAGCCCGCTGGAAGATCAGGCGGATATGCCGCTCGGTCTCCCCGACGAACTTGTTCAGCAGTTCCGGACCCTTGATGTTCAGGAAGTAGGACTTCCCGTCCGCCGAGTCGCCGCGGGCTTCCGCGACCTTCTTGGCGAGCGAGTTGGCCACCGCCTTGGCGATGAGGGTCTTACCGCAGCCAGGAGGCCCGTAGAGCAGCACGCCCTTCGGCGGGCGCAGCTGGTACTCCTGGTACAGATCGGCGTGCAGGAACGGAAGCTCGACGGCGTCGCGGATCTGCTCGATCTGTCGGGTGAGGCCACCGATGTCCTCGTACCGGACGTCGGGCACCTCCTCCAGCACGAGATCCTCGACCTCCGCCTTCGGCACGCGCTCGTAGGCGTAACCGGCCTTCGAGTCCACCAGCAGGGAATCGCCCGGCTTGAGGGGCTGTTCGGCCAGCGGATCGGAGAGCAGGACGACCCGCTCCTCGTCCGCGTGCCCGACCACGAGCGCACGGGGGCTGCCGCCCTCGACGTCCGGGGCCAGCACCTCGCGCAGCGCGCAGACCTCGCCGATCCGCTCGAAGTCACCGCCTTCGACGACGGTGAGCGCCTCGTTGAGCCGCAACGCCTGTCCGCGCTGCAGCGACGAGACCTCGACCGCGGGTGAGACCGAAACCCGCATCTTGCGGCCCGCGGTGAACACGTCCACCGTGTTGTCCTCGTACGCGGTGACGAACACGCCGTAACCGCTCGGAGGCTGGGCCAGCCTGTCGAC from Amycolatopsis sp. EV170708-02-1 includes:
- the dop gene encoding depupylase/deamidase Dop; protein product: MRRIMGTEVEYGIAVPGDATANPVLTSTQVVLAYAAAADIPRARRARWDYEVESPLRDARGFDLTGPSGPGHDPDVEDLGAANVILTNGARLYVDHAHPEYSAPEVTNARDAVIWDKAGERVMEEAARKAATVPGQPPLQLYKNNVDGKGASYGTHENYLMQRSTPFTAVIGGLTPFFVSRQVITGSGRVGVGQQSEEAGFQLSQRSDYIEVEVGLETTLKRGIINTRDEPHADADKYRRLHVIIGDANLAEYSTYLKVGTTALVLDLIEAGIRFDDLKLDEPVRAVHQISHDPTLKAKVSLANGRKYTGLDLQFAYHEIASANLERTGADEASKEVLRVWGEILDALARDPQECADRLDWPAKLRLLEGYRARDQLAWGAPRLRLVDLQYSDVRLDKGLYNRLVTRGSMKRLVTEEEVLEAITTPPSDTRAYFRGRTLEKYANSIAAASWDSVIFDVGRESLVRIPTLEPLRGTKAHVGKLLDDSATAEELVEALTGSD
- a CDS encoding NUDIX hydrolase, which gives rise to MSGSDELVALYDLDGTAVGAATRSRVRAEGLWHAAGVVLVRSSDGERVYVHLRTATKDVYPSTWDCWAGGIVAAGETPEECARRELAEELGVHGVELRPLFVHVTDDETIRAHNFAFETRWDGPFVHQPSEVVEGRWLTLSELRSWLDDPESRFIPDGRLGALEWFRRRDAR
- a CDS encoding aldo/keto reductase encodes the protein MTDTETPVGDRIAVGLAALGRPAYINLGRAEVLPPGREFEAMRAATYDVLDDAYGAGVRWIDVARSYGSSEEFLAGWLADRGHADVTVSSKWGYRYVGEWKLDAEVHEVKEHTAARFAEQWAETVGLLGKAVSLYQVHSLTVDSPLFADDRLIGALAELAAGGVPVGFSTSGPAQADAVRRAFELEVAGIPVFGAVQSTWNLLEPSVGPALAEAHAAGKRVLVKETVANGRLVVEPPSPLARIAREHGTGPDAVAIAAVLAQDWRPVAVIGPSSTAQLRENLVAAKANLTADELAELATLAEEPSAYWRHRSCLGWR
- a CDS encoding DMT family transporter; the protein is MGRFSIAIRFAALAIVWGASFLFIKVGLTGLSPAQVALARICLGALALLAIAAWRRKPLPRDPALWGHLAVVSVLLCVIPFLLFSWAEQYISSGLASIFNATTPLITMLIAAAALPSERFTKARTTGLVLGFLGVLTIVGVWQGIDVSHELTAQLACLGATTCYGISFVYVRRFISWRNLDAPTIALGQVCCGAVVMLALAPFIATTPARLDTPIVLSMIALGALGTGLAYAWNASIIAAWGASNASAVTYLTPVVGVLLGVLVLDEPLAWNQPVGALLVVLGILAAHGRLSPRKKVEEAVAV
- the arc gene encoding proteasome ATPase, giving the protein MHHDLPGGRREEADPSETTGAGTTSDEQARQIRFLEEEVALLRRKLTDSPRQNRVLEQRLAEASERVSQLTERNTKLVETLREARGQLLALREEVDRLAQPPSGYGVFVTAYEDNTVDVFTAGRKMRVSVSPAVEVSSLQRGQALRLNEALTVVEGGDFERIGEVCALREVLAPDVEGGSPRALVVGHADEERVVLLSDPLAEQPLKPGDSLLVDSKAGYAYERVPKAEVEDLVLEEVPDVRYEDIGGLTRQIEQIRDAVELPFLHADLYQEYQLRPPKGVLLYGPPGCGKTLIAKAVANSLAKKVAEARGDSADGKSYFLNIKGPELLNKFVGETERHIRLIFQRAREKASEGTPVIVFFDEMDSIFRTRGSGVSSDVETTIVPQLLSEIDGVEGLENVIVIGASNREDMIDPAILRPGRLDVKIKIERPDAEGAKDIFSKYLSDGLPIHADDLAEFGGDVKATFDAMIQHTVERMYEETDENRFLEVTYANGDKEVLYFRDFNSGAMIQNIVDRAKKSAIKSVLETKQPGLRVQHLLDAIVDEFAENEDLPNTTNPDDWARISGKKGERIVYIRTLVTGKNQDSGRAIDTATNTGQYL